The Desmonostoc muscorum LEGE 12446 genome includes a region encoding these proteins:
- the psbA gene encoding photosystem II q(b) protein, with protein MTTTLQRRSNANVWDRFCEWITSTDNRIYVGWFGVLMIPTLLAATVCFTIAFIAAPPVDIDGIREPVAGSLIYGNNIISGAVVPSSNAIGLHFYPIWEAASLDEWLYNGGPYQLVVFHFLLGCACYLGRQWELSYRLGMRPWICVAYSAPLASATAVFLIYPIGQGSFSDGMPLGISGTFNFMIVFQAEHNILMHPFHMLGVAGVFGGSLFSAMHGSLVTSSLVRETTETESQNYGYKFGQEEETYNIVAAHGYFGRLIFQYASFNNSRSLHFFLAAWPVVGIWFTALGVSTMAFNLNGFNFNQSIIDSQGRVISTWADVINRANLGMEVMHERNAHNFPLDLAASEVAPVALTAPAING; from the coding sequence ATGACCACAACCTTACAACGGCGCTCCAACGCTAACGTATGGGATCGGTTCTGCGAGTGGATCACCAGCACTGACAACCGCATTTATGTTGGTTGGTTTGGTGTATTGATGATTCCTACCCTGCTAGCCGCTACCGTCTGCTTCACAATCGCTTTCATCGCTGCTCCTCCAGTAGACATCGATGGAATCCGCGAACCAGTTGCAGGTTCTTTGATCTACGGAAACAACATCATCTCTGGTGCAGTTGTTCCTTCTTCAAACGCGATCGGTTTGCACTTCTACCCCATCTGGGAAGCTGCTTCCTTAGATGAGTGGTTGTACAACGGTGGTCCTTACCAGTTGGTAGTTTTCCACTTCTTGCTCGGTTGCGCTTGCTACCTCGGCCGTCAGTGGGAACTTTCCTACCGCTTAGGTATGCGTCCTTGGATCTGCGTAGCTTACAGCGCACCTTTGGCTTCTGCTACCGCAGTATTCTTGATCTACCCAATCGGTCAAGGTTCATTCTCTGATGGTATGCCTTTGGGTATCTCTGGAACCTTCAACTTCATGATTGTGTTCCAAGCAGAACACAACATTCTGATGCACCCCTTCCACATGTTAGGTGTGGCTGGTGTATTCGGCGGTTCCTTGTTCTCCGCAATGCACGGTTCTCTAGTAACCTCTTCTTTGGTTCGTGAGACCACCGAAACCGAATCTCAAAACTACGGTTACAAGTTCGGTCAAGAAGAAGAAACCTACAACATCGTTGCAGCCCACGGCTACTTCGGTCGCTTGATCTTCCAATACGCTTCTTTCAACAACAGCCGTTCCTTGCACTTCTTCCTAGCTGCATGGCCTGTTGTCGGTATCTGGTTCACCGCTTTGGGTGTCAGCACAATGGCTTTCAACCTGAACGGTTTCAACTTCAACCAATCCATCATTGACTCTCAAGGTCGCGTCATCAGCACTTGGGCAGACGTAATCAACCGCGCTAACCTGGGTATGGAAGTAATGCACGAGCGTAACGCTCACAACTTCCCCCTAGATTTGGCTGCTAGTGAAGTTGCTCCTGTAGCTTTGACTGCTCCTGCTATCAACGGCTAA
- the ureC gene encoding urease subunit alpha, with product MPYKMSRRAYAETYGPTVGDRIRLADTELFIEVEQDLTTYGDEVKFGGGKVIRDGMGQSPISNADGAVDLVITNALILDWWGIVKADIGIKDGKIFKIGKAGNPYIQNNVDIIIGPGTEALAGEGMILTAGGIDAHIHFICPQQIEVAIASGITTMIGGGTGPATGTNATTCTPGPWNIYRMLQAAEAFPVNLGFLGKGNASQPQGLVEQLAAGAMGLKLHEDWGTTPAAIDTCLSVADEYDVQVAIHTDTLNEAGFVEDTIAAFKNRVIHTYHTEGAGGGHAPDIIKVCSQANVLPSSTNPTRPYTLNTLDEHLDMLMVCHHLDPAIAEDVAFAESRIRRETIAAEDILHDLGAFSMISSDSQAMGRVGEVIIRTWQTSHKMKVQRGTLNPQGTEQQADNYRAKRYVAKYTINPAIAHGIAEYVGSVEEGKLADLCLWRPAFFGVKPEIVIKGGMIAWSQMGDANASIPTPQPVHMRPMFGSFAGAKNATSLTFVSQAALEREIPTQLGLRKTAVAVSRTRQLTKQDMKLNDALPQIEVDPETYEVRADGELLICEPATVLPMTQRYFLF from the coding sequence ATGCCTTACAAAATGTCCCGCCGCGCTTACGCCGAAACCTATGGCCCCACAGTAGGCGATCGCATCCGACTTGCTGACACAGAATTATTTATTGAAGTTGAACAAGATTTGACTACCTACGGCGATGAAGTGAAATTCGGCGGCGGTAAAGTTATTCGAGATGGAATGGGACAATCTCCCATTTCTAATGCCGATGGCGCTGTGGATTTAGTAATTACTAATGCTTTAATCCTCGATTGGTGGGGTATTGTCAAAGCAGATATCGGGATTAAAGATGGCAAAATTTTTAAAATTGGTAAAGCTGGAAATCCTTATATTCAAAATAATGTAGATATTATTATTGGGCCGGGAACTGAAGCTTTAGCAGGAGAAGGAATGATTCTCACTGCTGGTGGTATTGATGCCCATATTCATTTTATTTGTCCCCAACAAATTGAAGTGGCGATCGCTTCTGGTATCACCACCATGATTGGCGGCGGTACTGGGCCGGCTACGGGTACAAATGCCACTACCTGCACCCCAGGCCCTTGGAATATTTATCGGATGCTGCAAGCCGCTGAGGCTTTTCCTGTCAATTTAGGATTTTTGGGTAAAGGTAACGCCAGTCAACCCCAAGGACTTGTAGAACAACTAGCTGCTGGCGCAATGGGGTTAAAGCTACATGAAGACTGGGGAACTACCCCCGCAGCAATTGATACTTGCCTCAGCGTTGCCGATGAATATGATGTCCAAGTAGCTATCCATACTGATACTCTGAATGAAGCCGGATTTGTAGAAGATACCATCGCCGCTTTTAAAAATCGTGTGATCCACACTTACCACACCGAAGGCGCAGGCGGGGGACACGCACCAGATATCATCAAAGTTTGCAGCCAAGCCAACGTCTTACCATCTTCTACCAACCCCACACGTCCTTACACCCTCAACACCTTAGATGAACACCTAGATATGTTGATGGTATGTCATCACCTCGATCCGGCGATCGCCGAAGATGTCGCCTTTGCTGAGTCCCGCATCCGCCGAGAAACCATTGCCGCTGAAGACATTTTGCACGATTTAGGCGCATTTAGTATGATTTCTTCTGATTCTCAAGCAATGGGAAGGGTAGGCGAAGTGATAATTCGCACTTGGCAAACATCTCACAAAATGAAGGTACAACGAGGAACTCTTAACCCACAAGGAACTGAGCAACAAGCAGATAATTATCGTGCAAAAAGATATGTTGCTAAGTATACTATTAATCCGGCGATCGCTCACGGAATTGCTGAATATGTGGGTTCAGTGGAAGAGGGAAAATTAGCAGATTTGTGCCTATGGCGTCCCGCATTTTTCGGCGTCAAGCCAGAAATAGTAATCAAAGGCGGAATGATTGCCTGGTCGCAAATGGGCGATGCTAACGCCAGTATTCCCACACCCCAACCAGTGCATATGCGGCCGATGTTTGGTAGTTTTGCTGGTGCTAAGAACGCCACATCATTAACTTTTGTTTCCCAGGCGGCTTTAGAAAGGGAAATTCCTACCCAGCTAGGTTTACGAAAAACAGCAGTTGCAGTTTCCAGAACACGCCAATTGACTAAGCAGGATATGAAGCTGAATGATGCACTACCCCAAATTGAAGTTGATCCAGAAACCTACGAAGTCAGGGCTGATGGTGAGTTGTTGATTTGCGAACCTGCAACAGTTTTACCAATGACTCAGAGATACTTTTTGTTTTAA
- a CDS encoding magnesium transporter CorA family protein, with the protein MLILLTFSQNQLDLFSNRDVDTVLQRIDSSQNIWLRCVNFRDRAGTGRILNHFQLNPSRVNMVFNHTPTGMDEETEDCLFDNYEILTHQLKNREFEVARGSILLGSNFIITFEITEVKIFTVLTNNLQKRNIDLQKSGIDYLFYLIFKDILNNYHTVFEYISRELDDLEDEVLGNFGNESTYHKIASMRQSTRFGRRNFQSIKSLLIMMDYEDLQWISPPVKTLFNQEFVHHIDNLWQEYQSLRVWMSELMEIQRDNIASETSDRINRLTMLSAVFLPITFIAGVYGMNFKYMPELEQPWGYPAAIAVMALIVIGSIVYAKKQRWL; encoded by the coding sequence ATGCTAATTCTTCTCACCTTTTCTCAGAATCAGCTAGATTTATTCTCTAATAGAGATGTTGATACGGTACTACAAAGAATTGATAGTTCTCAGAATATTTGGTTGCGCTGTGTTAATTTTCGCGATCGCGCTGGAACTGGTAGAATTCTCAATCACTTTCAACTCAATCCATCTCGTGTGAACATGGTTTTCAACCATACCCCTACAGGAATGGATGAAGAGACAGAAGATTGTTTATTTGACAATTATGAAATTTTAACTCATCAACTAAAAAATCGGGAATTTGAGGTAGCGCGTGGTAGTATTTTGCTGGGAAGCAATTTTATCATCACATTTGAAATCACTGAAGTCAAAATATTTACTGTACTAACTAACAATCTTCAAAAGCGAAATATAGACCTGCAAAAGTCAGGAATTGACTATCTTTTCTATCTAATTTTTAAAGATATTTTAAATAATTACCACACTGTCTTTGAATACATTTCTAGAGAACTTGATGATTTAGAGGATGAAGTTTTAGGAAATTTTGGTAATGAATCAACGTACCATAAAATTGCTAGCATGAGGCAATCTACTCGTTTTGGGCGTCGTAATTTTCAAAGTATTAAGTCACTTTTAATCATGATGGATTACGAAGATTTACAATGGATTTCCCCGCCAGTGAAGACATTATTCAATCAAGAATTTGTGCATCATATCGATAATCTCTGGCAAGAGTACCAAAGTCTGAGAGTCTGGATGTCAGAATTAATGGAAATTCAACGTGATAATATTGCCAGCGAAACTAGCGACAGAATTAATCGCTTAACTATGCTATCGGCGGTATTCTTGCCAATCACTTTCATTGCTGGTGTTTATGGGATGAACTTCAAGTACATGCCAGAATTAGAGCAACCTTGGGGTTATCCTGCTGCGATCGCCGTTATGGCTTTAATTGTGATTGGTAGTATTGTCTATGCTAAAAAACAACGTTGGTTGTAG